TGGCAAGTCCAATGCTCTGCTCACTAAGAATCCTGCCGGGGCCTTCTGTAAGCGAACGGGATAATTTCCCTCCGCTGCCTGATGGGATCAGATCTTTCGGATTCAATAATGATGTCCCCTGTTCTTTTTTCTGTTCTGTTTTTTTCTGAGCATGTTTTGCGATTGTCTCAGGATCAAAAAGATTGTATTTGCTCAGAGGCGCTGATGGAAAAATTCCTGAAGGTGAAGGAGCAAGGTTTGCTGGCGAAGAAGATTTTTTTTCTTTTTTATTAATCCCTTTTCCCTCTGATGTGCCTTTTGAAACTTTGCGAGGCTGTTTAGGTTTGCTTATGCCAGGCGGGACAGGCAAGACCTTTGTTTTTGGAGGAGTGCTTTTTAGCATTCCGCCTCCTGGTTTTATCTCATCAGGCGAAACAAGATTTGCAAAAAAAGGCTGAAGTTCAGTTCTTTTTCTTTCAGGCAGTTTTAAGAAAAATGACAGAACTACTATTAAATGGAATATCAGTGAGAAAACTATAAAACGCTTTATTGTCAATTAAACCTTCTTCTCTATAATTATACTCAAATGAAATATCCTAAGCAGGACTCCTCAGAATCCAGGAGGGAATGGGCAGTGAATTCTTGCTCTTTTTATATTCAAATTACCTTTCATGTAATATGCGGCTATCTTAAAAAAGAAATTACCAACAGAACCGGATATTGTGCCGTCTCTGTTTTCCCTCCAACTCATGGTTTTCTCATTATTGTTTATGGCTACAATCAGATATATGGACCCCTGCCTCATCTCTTTTATGTCTTCTTCGCTTGGTATCGGGAGTCCTTTTGTAATTCCGAATTGCGTGTGTGAATGAAAATCACCTATTATCTGCAGCCTTTCGAATTTTTCAAGT
Above is a genomic segment from Nitrospiraceae bacterium containing:
- a CDS encoding TonB family protein; the encoded protein is MTIKRFIVFSLIFHLIVVLSFFLKLPERKRTELQPFFANLVSPDEIKPGGGMLKSTPPKTKVLPVPPGISKPKQPRKVSKGTSEGKGINKKEKKSSSPANLAPSPSGIFPSAPLSKYNLFDPETIAKHAQKKTEQKKEQGTSLLNPKDLIPSGSGGKLSRSLTEGPGRILSEQSIGLATDSKDLIYLRYLETVKMRIQSVWIYPYEALSRGIYGDLYINFTIKKDGTLGSIELIRTSGYTLLDDAAMRAIKDAGRFLPLPEGWKEDALTIKGHFLYLLSIY
- a CDS encoding Mov34/MPN/PAD-1 family protein — translated: MKIYLSDNAFIDLLLSSAEVYKKESLGFLLGYKPEDRFVIEHAFSLQTARRKHKGVVFQHKNHKKIEPILEKFERLQIIGDFHSHTQFGITKGLPIPSEEDIKEMRQGSIYLIVAINNNEKTMSWRENRDGTISGSVGNFFFKIAAYYMKGNLNIKRARIHCPFPPGF